From Astatotilapia calliptera chromosome 19, fAstCal1.2, whole genome shotgun sequence, a single genomic window includes:
- the hivep2b gene encoding human immunodeficiency virus type I enhancer-binding protein 2 homolog, which produces MESLETTAGVKSSTEGQDRNAAQKKCSSEVAQSRRRPPVELEAKGWHQKLEEAQSKDTCGFKEMSDSGKSLQLEDQHPQAQSTSHPDYEVSSYPLQSTKQFSSGRQKASTQSPAPTSHRKSPSSPEVQQQCSNSGMDPLTETVCKVEQKPQKPGKYVCDYCGRACAKPSVLKKHIRSHTGERPYPCVPCGFSFKTKSNLYKHRKSHAHSVKAGTVPFSELGSYNANTDQGSFEGEGELFSDAEQSTDTDEDTLNDPLLLLDSPMEGSDNTAVKVLNLIAQKKGATSMSAQDGSSQHQEINAPSAAAEASRAIQSCTIKQRLALRLSEKRSSDSDHNLSLPSQSSKGSTDSGYFSRSESAEHQTGPPNTNAKSYQEIMFGKCYRPSPKQATAFAVCSTDTSEYTSKRSEKGVSRVFTQEKDTVESIKINTKSFTREEVKEPLLDASSDVGPLIRSNSMPTSSAVCLTMPQALRGSHSFDERTSTGGMRRLRRQAAFELSAQDGHTDTDSHGKISESGISPSGLEMESYPSVVPSMSHQRHAMELATRKRRKEKREEEDLSGQYEGHHEPCEEMFDSSKDYDVKQGALGIMALQKGHSQMDRCDMDISVCPEVSARKNLGNVISVIQHTNSINRPYSEHSESYKYQAMEASESYEMERSDSRLRASVQLGPKLVRQSNIQVPEIRVTVEPDSPEKAPEVQVKEPEKHVEEFQWPQRSETLAQFPPEKLPPKKKRLRLADIEHSSGESSFESACTSLSRSPSQDSNLSYSSTLSFDREESLKSVSPARQDEFGKPLELLAVPGSGHSLSVLNQRQQHEMRRSSSEQAPCNLRKEFPELRSISFDYGSLSPTSKVRHVDINSVKERRRGNLVRQESLNMDSEVTSQVFPQYLSSISPSFTAATILPQTLPIFSAGSTFPQLAHPSLMVPVRIQTHVPSYGSITYTSVSQIFDNHYDSVSSTTSTLQSQISRISGNLDSHNISAHTKPPTTHTLNVEALDLSSAKLKTGIPLSLTSRTISTTNASSGGANKRMLSPASSLDLFMEVKQQKRVKEERMFGQIVEELSAVELGKCNLSEEKGHRSGMQGAPTLHAQNDSRRSKFITLQQKEAEATDHGAESVMESSSLDASSPPYAMISVSEVKEAGTEKRVQMDIVAQLVTSQDILMSDSEHSGLLSQFPSLRTTTGVSWCYLNYTTPSCSHSTAPFSSVYATWRVSSHNPNPLEVSTNSALALLQSRQRGDKVIYTMAAMCQPGTGKLVSSLILWRQTMEQLQRKPEPKEVDVTYGKKVKDISCRVKTAKEEWKEREAATTQTMPTRIKIFEGGYKSNEDYVYVRGRGRGKYICEECGIRCKKPSMLKKHIRTHTDVRPYICRVCNFAFKTKGNLTKHMKSKAHMKKCLELGVSVTMDETEIQEHVDDMQQKSKTEVAATTKHQFSDAEDSDGMDEEADEIDEDDDEDDEYEGDSTPKLHSRSTSPQPCGVTSLSVTATAAIHGCSLTSLPGVDVSQQPSGRRTSLDHRPVLANDQREKSVDEDSLTMLSPDHSSFLFDPYSSCLLSPGWESPIREPSPSRLRYPSPRRELSPRGRSSPRWDTSSLRPSSPSFTPIQHPSPVSIERPMSPGIELAGKRESSVRGRQRVVLRAVSPRRGSHQHKGSGDKTRHQAKMEMAQYQGAFEMEMDQRSSLASSLPGAASSHHQNILSHLPLHSQQQAHSLLPVVPVGGLQILHSPPSSSTDVSPSVAPSPQSSEGQCCSSREGSVLSPETEGEDIRGHGQLSCHEAAQEKSLDPEVGDSGQEENVQTCLKAIASLKITTEDPH; this is translated from the exons ATGGAGTCACTTGAAACTACTGCAGGGGTAAAAAGCTCCACTGAGGGTCAGGACAGAAACGCTGCACAGAAAAAATGCTCATCGGAGGTTGCACAGAGTAGGCGGAGACCACCAGTCGAATTGGAAGCCAAAGGGTGGCACCAAAAACTAGAAGAAGCTCAGAGCAAAGATACATGTGGTTTCAAAGAAATGTCTGACTCAGGGAAATCACTGCAATTAGAAGATCAGCACCCTCAAGCTCAGTCCACAAGCCATCCAGATTATGAGGTATCCTCATACCCACTACAGTCCACAAAGCAGTTTTCTAGTGGCAGACAGAAAGCTTCTACACAGTCCCCAGCACCCACATCTCACAGGAAGTCCCCCAGCTCACCTGAAGTCCAACAACAATGTTCAAATTCAGGGATGGATCCACTTACAGAAACGGTGTGCAAGGTGGAACAGAAACCACAAAAGCCTGGGAAGTATGTTTGCGATTACTGCGGAAGGGCATGTGCCAAACCCAGCGTGCTTAAGAAACATATTCGCTCGCACACAGGGGAACGACCCTACCCATGTGTTCCCTGTGGGTTCTCCTTCAAAACCAAGAGTAATTTGTACAAACACAGAAAGTCTCATGCTCACTCAGTCAAAGCTGGAACGGTGCCATTCTCAGAACTCGGTTCGTACAATGCCAATACAGACCAAGGGTCTTTTGAAGGGGAAGGAGAGCTATTCTCTGATGCTGAGCAAAGCACAGACACGGACGAGGACACTCTTAATgacccgctgctgctgctggactcTCCAATGGAGGGATCAGATAACACTGCTGTAAAAGTACTAAATCTCATTGCTCAGAAAAAGGGAGCCACGTCAATGTCAGCTCAGGATGGTTCATCCCAACACCAAGAAATCAATGCACCTTCTGCTGCTGCCGAGGCTAGTCGTGCAATTCAATCTTGCACAATCAAACAGAGGCTGGCACTCCGGCTGTCTGAAAAAAGAAGCAGTGACTCTGACCACAATCTGTCCCTCCCAAGTCAGTCTAGCAAGGGCAGCACGGACTCCGGGTACTTCTCTCGCTCTGAGAGTGCTGAGCACCAGACTGGCCCTCCGAACACTAACGCAAAGTCCTACCAAGAAATTATGTTTGGAAAGTGTTATCGGCCAAGCCCTAAGCAGGCTACAGCTTTTGCGGTTTGTAGCACAGACACGAGTGAATATACCAGCAAACGCTCAGAGAAAGGCGTCTCCCGTGTTTTCACGCAAGAAAAAGACACAGTTGAGTCaatcaaaataaacacaaaatcgTTCACAAGGGAAGAGGTAAAAGAACCCCTATTAGATGCTAGCTCTGATGTGGGGCCTCTGATTAGAAGCAACTCAATGCCAACATCCTCAGCAGTCTGTCTGACTATGCCTCAAGCACTCAGAGGCAGTCACTCGTTTGATGAAAGAACAAGCACCGGCGGCATGAGGAGACTCAGGCGGCAAGCCGCTTTCGAACTATCCGCACAAGATGGCCATACTGACACTGACAGTCATGGAAAGATTAGTGAGAGTGGCATTTCACCCTCAGGACTGGAAATGGAAAGCTACCCTTCTGTGGTGCCTAGTATGAGCCATCAGAGGCATGCGATGGAACTGGCAACGCGCAAGCGTCGGAAGGAAAAAAGGGAAGAGGAGGATTTGTCGGGTCAATATGAAGGCCATCATGAACCGTGTGAGGAGATGTTTGATTCAAGCAAGGACTATGATGTAAAACAAGGCGCACTGGGCATTATGGCTTTACAGAAAGGCCATTCACAGATGGACAGGTGTGACATGGACATATCGGTGTGCCCTGAAGTGTCTGCTCGAAAAAACTTAGGGAATGTAATTTCAGTTATCCAGCACACAAACTCAATAAACAGGCCTTACTCTGAACATTCAGAATCTTACAAATATCAAGCTATGGAGGCCTCTGAATCATATGAGATGGAGCGAAGTGACAGTAGATTAAGGGCGTCGGTTCAATTAGGTCCCAAGCTCGTGCGGCAGTCTAACATACAAGTCCCAGAAATTAGAGTCACAGTAGAGCCTGATAGTCCAGAAAAAGCTCCTGAGGTGCAGGTGAAGGAGCCAGAGAAGCACGTGGAGGAGTTTCAGTGGCCTCAAAGGAGTGAAACTTTAGCACAATTCCCTCCAGAAAAACTCCctccaaagaaaaaaaggctacGCTTAGCTGATATTGAGCACTCCTCTGGTGAATCTAGCTTTGAGTCGGCCTGCACTAGCCTGTCCCGCAGCCCCAGTCAAGACAGCAACTTATCTTACAGCTCCACCTTATCGTTTGACAGGGAAGAGAGCTTGAAGTCAGTCTCTCCCGCCAGGCAGGATGAATTTGGCAAACCATTAGAGTTGTTAGCTGTGCCAGGGAGTGGGCACTCCCTCTCAGTGCTCAACCAGCGTCAACAACATGAAATGAGACGCTCCTCCTCAGAGCAGGCGCCGTGTAACTTGCGCAAGGAGTTCCCAGAGTTGCGCAGCATATCATTTGACTATGGCAGTCTTTCTCCAACATCCAAAGTTAGACACGTGGACATAAACTCTGTGAAGGAGAGAAGGAGGGGAAACTTAGTGCGACAGGAGTCACTGAATATGGATAGTGAAGTAACATCACAAGTGTTTCCACAGTATCTCAGCAGCATCTCCCCTTCATTCACTGCCGCCACTATCCTGCCGCAGACTTTGCCAATATTCTCAGCTGGGAGTACATTTCCTCAGCTTGCACATCCGAGCCTGATGGTTCCCGTAAGAATTCAGACTCATGTTCCATCCTACGGTAGTATCACATACACCTCAGTGTCACAGATTTTTGACAATCACTATGACAGTGTTAGCTCCACTACGTCCACCCTTCAGAGTCAGATTTCAAGAATTTCTGGGAATCTCGATTCTCATAACATATCGGCTCATACAAAACCACCTACAACACACACCCTCAATGTTGAGGCCCTTGATTTGTCCTCAGCCAAGCTCAAGACAGgcatccctctctctctgaccTCCAGAACTATCTCAACCACTAATGCCTCCAGTGGTGGCGCAAACAAACGGATGCTATCCCCTGCCAGCAGCCTGGACCTATTCATGGAGGTCAAGCAGCAAAAACGTGTGAAAGAGGAGAGAATGTTTGGGCAGATTGTAGAGGAACTGAGTGCGGTGGAGTTGGGAAAATGTAATTTGAGTGAAGAGAAGGGGCACAGGTCAGGGATGCAGGGTGCACCAACACTTCATGCTCAGAATGACTCACGCAGGAGTAAATTTATCACACTTCAGCAAAAAGAGGCCGAGGCCACGGACCACGGCGCGGAGTCAGTTATGGAAAGCAGCTCCCTGGATGCAAGCTCGCCTCCTTACGCCATGATATCAGTCAGTgaagtgaaagaagctggcacgGAGAAACGAGTGCAGATGGATATAGTGGCACAGCTGGTAACCAGTCAAGACATCCTGATGTCAGACTCTGAGCATTCAGGACTGTTATCTCAGTTTCCAAGTCTTCGCACGACGACAGGTGTGAGCTGGTGTTATCTCAATTACACCACGCCGAGCTGCTCTCACAGCACCGCCCCTTTCTCATCTGTGTACGCCACCTGGCGTGTGAGTTCCCATAACCCGAACCCTCTTGAAGTGAGCACCAACTCTGCTCTGGCTTTGCTGCAGTCCAGACAGAGGGGAGACAAGGTTATATACACCATGGCTGCCATGTGCCAGCCTGGTACTGGGAAACTGGTCTCATCACTCATCCTGTGGAGGCAGACCATGGAACAG CTGCAGAGGAAACCGGAGCCCAAAGAGGTGGACGTCACCTACGGGAAGAAGGTGAAAGACATCAGCTGCAGAGTGAAAACTGCCAAGGAAGAGTGGAAAGAGAGGGAGGCTGCCACAACCCAGACTATGCCAACACGAATTAAGATCTTTGAAGGAGG GTACAAATCCAATGAAGACTATGTATATGTTAGAGGTCGAGGCCGGGGTAAATACATATGTGAGGAGTGTGGTATTCGCTGTAAGAAGCCAAGCATGCTGAAAAAACATATCAGGACCCATACGGATGTGCGGCCGTATATCTGCAGGGTTTGcaactttgcttttaaaactaaag GAAACCTAACTAAACACATGAAGTCAAAAGCGCACATGAAGAAGTGTCTTGAACTGGGAGTGTCAGTGACGATGGATGAGACAGAGATACAGGAACATG TGGACGACATGCAACAAAAGTCCAAGACAGAGGTGGCTGCGACGACCAAACATCAGTTCTCAGACGCCGAGGACTCCGACGGCATGGATGAAGAAGCTGATGAAATCGATGAAGATGACGATGAGGACGATGAATACGAGGGTGATTCCACTCCGAAGTTACATTCAAGAAGCACGAGTCCTCAGCCGTGTGGAGTTACCTCTCTGTCAGTTACAGCCACTGCTGCCATCCACGGCTGCTCCCTCACATCTCTGCCCGGAGTTGATGTCAGTCAGCAACCCTCCGGCAGACGTACGAGCTTGGATCATCGTCCTGTTCTTGCAAACGACCAGAGAGAGAAATCCGTGGATGAAGACTCTCTGACCATGCTGTCTCCAGATCACAGCAGCTTCCTTTTTGACCCTTATTCATCTTGTCTACTCTCTCCTGGCTGGGAGTCTCCCATCAGGGAGCCCTCCCCTTCACGTTTACGTTACCCGTCCCCAAGGAGGGAGCTTTCGCCACGTGGTCGCTCCTCTCCCAGATGGGATACCTCTTCATTGAGGCCCAGTTCACCTAGCTTCACACCCATCCAGCATCCCTCCCCGGTCTCAATTGAACGGCCCATGTCTCCCGGCATAGAGCTTGCTGGAAAGCGGGAATCCTCAGTCAGAGGCAGGCAGAGGGTTGTGTTAAGAGCCGTTTCACCACGCAGAGGTTCACACCAACATAAAGGCAGCGGTGACAAAACCAGACACCAAGCAAAGATGGAGATGGCTCAGTACCAAGGAGCCTTTGAAATGGAGATG
- the fuca2 gene encoding plasma alpha-L-fucosidase produces MGALAVFPLLLLILQIGANNAKYEPNWKSIDSRPLPEWYDQAKFGIFIHWGVFSVPSFGSEWFWWYWQNQKQKPYVDFMQRNYPPDFKYQDFAPLFTAEFFDAKEWTDIFASSGAKYIVLTTKHHEGFTLWGSKNSWNWNAVDIGPKRDLVDEVVTALRNNGDIRVGLYHSLFEWFNPLFELDAANVFTTNYFPTSKTLPELYELVVKYKPEVLWSDGDGDAPDKYWNSTGFLAWLYNDSPVRDTVVTNDRWGYGSICTHGGYYTCSDRYQPGHLLKHKWENCMTIDKKSWGYRRNAPLSDYLTVDQLVSTLVETVSCGGNLLMNIGPTHDGRIAPIFEERLRQIGQWLKVNGEAIYNTTAWRAQNDSLTPDLWYTFRPQEKNIFSILLKWPNNGSVILNEPVVTGQTQVVLLGYGPLKWEPVKPSGLQVYLPQLSFSQMPCQWAWTLKLTGAT; encoded by the exons ATGGGAGCTTTAGCAGTctttcctttgcttttattgATCCTGCAGATCGGGGCCAATAATGCCAAATACGAACCCAACTGGAAGTCCATCGACTCCAGACCGCTGCCAGAATGGTATGACCAGGCAAAGTTCGGCATCTTCATACACTGGGGTGTCTTTTCTGTCCCGAGCTTTGGCAGCGAATGGTTCTG GTGGTACTGGCAAAACCAAAAGCAAAAGCCATATGTGGACTTCATGCAGAGGAATTATCCTCCAGACTTCAAGTATCAGGACTTTGCACCGCTGTTCACTGCTGAGTTCTTTGATGCCAAAGAATGGACCGACATCTTCGCCTCATCGGGAGCAAAGTACATCGTTCTGACCACAAAACACCATGAAG GTTTCACACTCTGGGGCTCAAAGAACTCCTGGAACTGGAATGCGGTGGATATTGGACCAAAGAGAGACCTGGTGGATGAAGTGGTGACAGCTCTTCGCAATAACGGGGATATTCGTGTAGGGTTGTATCACTCCCTCTTCGAATGGTTTAACCCGCTCTTTGAGCTGGACGCTGCCAATGTCTTCACTACAAACTACTTTCCTACCAGTAAAACTCTGCCTGAGCTTTACGAGCTTGTTGTCAAGTACAAACCAGAGGTGCTGTGGTCTGATGGAGATGGAGACGCGCCTGACAAGTACTGGAACAGCACTGGTTTCTTAGCTTGGCTCTATAATGACAG TCCAGTACGTGACACGGTGGTAACGAATGATCGGTGGGGCTATGGCTCCATCTGCACACACGGTGGATATTACACCTGTTCTGATCGCTACCAGCCAGGACACCTGCTCAAGCACAAATGGGAAAACTGCATGACCATTGACAAAAAGTCCTGGGGTTACAGACGTAACGCTCCTCTCAGCGATTACCTCACCGTCGATCAGCTTGTGTCG acacTGGTGGAGACTGTGTCCTGTGGAGGAAACCTGCTGATGAATATCGGCCCCACACACGATGGAAGAATCGCTCCGATCTTTGAGGAGCGTCTGAGGCAGATTGGTCAGTGGCTGAAGGTCAATGGGGAGGCCATCTATAACACGACAGCGTGGCGAGCTCAGAATGACAGCCTCACTCCAGATCTGTG GTACACGTTCAGAccccaggaaaaaaacatattttccatCTTACTCAAGTGGCCAAATAATGGATCAGTGATTCTGAATGAGCCAGTGGTTACTGGGCAAACTCAG GTGGTGCTTCTTGGTTATGGCCCTCTGAAGTGGGAGCCTGTAAAGCCCAGTGGGCTGCAGGTTTACCTGCCCCAGCTCTCCTTTAGCCAGATGCCATGCCAGTGGGCCTGGACACTGAAGCTGACTGGTGCCACTTAA
- the LOC113012488 gene encoding putative deoxyribonuclease TATDN3 isoform X1 yields MHGYVDCHCHISAGDFDKDVEEVIENSKKAGLLALLAVAEHSREFEKIIELSQRFPGFIFPCLGVHPVQEVSPEQQRGACLQDLDAALPIIEKYKDQLVAIGEVGLDFTPRYVRSDTDKENQRLVLIRQAQIAKELDLPLNVHSRSAGRPTIQLLKEQGVRKVLLHAFDGKPSVAMEGVKAGYFFSIPPSIIRSEQKQKLVKQLPLENICLETDSPALGPEKQVRNEPKNICVSAEYISKIKGVSLEKVMEVTTQNALQLFPKLKAAIRP; encoded by the exons ATGCACGGCTACGTTGACTGCCACTGTCACATCTCTGCGGGGGATTTTGACAAG GATGTAGAAGAGGTGATCGAAAATTCAAAAAAG GCTGGCTTGTTGGCGTTATTAGCTGTGGCCGAGCATTCAAGGGAATTTGAGAAGATTATAGAGTTGTCACAGAG GTTTCCAGGTTTCATTTTCCCCTGCTTAGGAGTTCACCCTGTTCAAGAAGTATCCCCCGAGCAGCAGAGGGGTGCTTGCCTTCAG GATCTGGATGCTGCTTTGCCTATCATAGAGAAATACAAAGACCAACTTGTTGCCATTGGGGAG GTTGGTTTGGATTTTACACCCCGATATGTCAGAAGCGACACCGATAAGGAGAATCAAAGGCTGGTCCTGATTCGTCAAGCACAGATAGCCAAGGAGCTGGACCTCCCGCT aAATGTTCATTCAAGGTCTGCAGGAAGACCCACCATTCAGCTCCTGAAGGAGCAAG GTGTCAGAAAAGTCCTTCTTCATGCTTTTGATGGGAAACCGTCTGTTGCTATGGAGGGAGTGAAGGCCGGCTATTTCTTTTCTATCCCTCCATCCATAATAAGGAGTGAGCAG AAGCAGAAACTTGTGAAACAGCTGCCGTTAGAGAACATCTGTCTAGAAACTGATTCTCCAGCTCTCGGCCCAGAAAAACAG gtgagaaaTGAGCCAAAAAACATTTGTGTCTCTGCCGAGTACATCAGTAAGATCAAAGGGGTGTCGCTGGAGAAGGTGATGGAGGTGACGACACAAAACGCTCTCCAACTCTTTCCGAAGCTGAAGGCTGCCATCAGACCTTGA
- the LOC113012488 gene encoding putative deoxyribonuclease TATDN3 isoform X2: MHGYVDCHCHISAGDFDKDVEEVIENSKKAGLLALLAVAEHSREFEKIIELSQRFPGFIFPCLGVHPVQEVSPEQQRGACLQDLDAALPIIEKYKDQLVAIGEVGLDFTPRYVRSDTDKENQRLVLIRQAQIAKELDLPLNVHSRSAGRPTIQLLKEQGVRKVLLHAFDGKPSVAMEGVKAGYFFSIPPSIIRSEQQKLVKQLPLENICLETDSPALGPEKQVRNEPKNICVSAEYISKIKGVSLEKVMEVTTQNALQLFPKLKAAIRP, encoded by the exons ATGCACGGCTACGTTGACTGCCACTGTCACATCTCTGCGGGGGATTTTGACAAG GATGTAGAAGAGGTGATCGAAAATTCAAAAAAG GCTGGCTTGTTGGCGTTATTAGCTGTGGCCGAGCATTCAAGGGAATTTGAGAAGATTATAGAGTTGTCACAGAG GTTTCCAGGTTTCATTTTCCCCTGCTTAGGAGTTCACCCTGTTCAAGAAGTATCCCCCGAGCAGCAGAGGGGTGCTTGCCTTCAG GATCTGGATGCTGCTTTGCCTATCATAGAGAAATACAAAGACCAACTTGTTGCCATTGGGGAG GTTGGTTTGGATTTTACACCCCGATATGTCAGAAGCGACACCGATAAGGAGAATCAAAGGCTGGTCCTGATTCGTCAAGCACAGATAGCCAAGGAGCTGGACCTCCCGCT aAATGTTCATTCAAGGTCTGCAGGAAGACCCACCATTCAGCTCCTGAAGGAGCAAG GTGTCAGAAAAGTCCTTCTTCATGCTTTTGATGGGAAACCGTCTGTTGCTATGGAGGGAGTGAAGGCCGGCTATTTCTTTTCTATCCCTCCATCCATAATAAGGAGTGAGCAG CAGAAACTTGTGAAACAGCTGCCGTTAGAGAACATCTGTCTAGAAACTGATTCTCCAGCTCTCGGCCCAGAAAAACAG gtgagaaaTGAGCCAAAAAACATTTGTGTCTCTGCCGAGTACATCAGTAAGATCAAAGGGGTGTCGCTGGAGAAGGTGATGGAGGTGACGACACAAAACGCTCTCCAACTCTTTCCGAAGCTGAAGGCTGCCATCAGACCTTGA